Genomic window (Streptococcus suis S735):
ATTTTAATTCATTTTTATACATTTGTCAAGAAAATATTATTTTTATTCACTTTAATTGTATAAAATTTAATTATTAGCAATGGATAATTCATAGGCTTCTTGAACAAATTGATCCATCTGTCCAGATTCCACTAGTTTTGTAATGACAGAGTCAACTTTTTCCTTTAAAGCTGTACTTCCTTTTGGCAAGGCAATAGCATAGGCATCTGAATAGCTACTTTTTATCTCAGTATCTAAAATAACCAAGTCATCATTTTTGGCAACATAAGCTTTCGCAATCGGCTCTTCAAAAATAACTGCTTCTACCTTCTGTGATTTTAATTGATTAATTAGCTCGCCGTTCGAAGCTAGAGCAATAACCGTGGAGGACGGAAGCTGTTCTTTAATAATTTGTTCTTGAATAGAACCTTTTTGTGCTCCTATATTTGCCTCAGCTAGAGAATCAAGCGATGTATATTGTGCAAGATCCTCTTTATTTATAATAACTTTATTGGTTGAGGTGTAGTAAGGAATGGAAAAATCATACACTTTTGCACGCTCTTCAGTGGCTGAAATTCCTGAAATGGCAATATCCGATTGCCCTGACTGGACATTGTTCAAAACATTATCAAAACTCATCGCTGAAAATTCGAC
Coding sequences:
- a CDS encoding transporter substrate-binding domain-containing protein; translation: MMMKKYIMMGLVLLATMTLSACSGNATQEDTSLKDVQEKGKLIVALNPEFPPFEFRTLVDGKDTIVGADIELAKAIGQELGVEVEFSAMSFDNVLNNVQSGQSDIAISGISATEERAKVYDFSIPYYTSTNKVIINKEDLAQYTSLDSLAEANIGAQKGSIQEQIIKEQLPSSTVIALASNGELINQLKSQKVEAVIFEEPIAKAYVAKNDDLVILDTEIKSSYSDAYAIALPKGSTALKEKVDSVITKLVESGQMDQFVQEAYELSIANN